In one Triplophysa dalaica isolate WHDGS20190420 chromosome 9, ASM1584641v1, whole genome shotgun sequence genomic region, the following are encoded:
- the lhx1a gene encoding LOW QUALITY PROTEIN: LIM/homeobox protein Lhx1 (The sequence of the model RefSeq protein was modified relative to this genomic sequence to represent the inferred CDS: inserted 1 base in 1 codon), which produces MVHCAGCERPILDRFLLNVLDRAWHIKCVQCCECKCNLTEKCFSREGKLYCKNDFFRRFGTKCAGCAQGISPNDLVRRARSKVFHLNCFTCMMCNKQLSTGEELYIIDENKFVCKDDYLSSTNGKDTSLLSVTACSDPSLSPDSQDQLQDDVKDAEIANLSDKEAGNNENDDQNLGGKRRGPRTTIKAKQLETLKAAFAATPKPTRHIREQLAQETGLNMRVIQVWFQNRRSKERRMKQLSALGARRHXFFRSPRRMRTLVDRLEPGELIPNGPFSYYGDYQSEYYGPGGNYDYFPQGPPSSQAQTPVDLPFVPSSGPTGTPLGGMEHPIPGHHPSSEVQRFSDIMSHHPGDSPSPEPGIPGPMHSMSSDVFGPSPSFTSLSLNGSGYSNHLSHPPSEMNEGTVW; this is translated from the exons ATGGTCCACTGTGCGGGCTGCGAGAGGCCTATATTGGACAGGTTTCTCCTGAATGTTCTGGACAGAGCATGGCACATTAAGTGCGTGCAATGCTGCGAGTGCAAATGTAACCTAACAGAGAAATGCTTCTCTCGAGAAGGAAAACTATATTGCAAAAACGACTTCTTCAG GCGCTTTGGAACAAAATGCGCTGGTTGTGCTCAGGGGATCTCGCCGAATGACTTGGTCCGAAGGGCACGGAGCAAAGTGTTTCATCTGAACTGCTTCACATGCATGATGTGTAACAAGCAACTATCCACAGGGGAGGAATTGTACATCATAGACGAAAATAAATTTGTCTGTAAAGACGATTATTTAAGCAGCACAAACGGAAAAGACACCAGTCTTCTTTCAG TTACAGCTTGCAGTGATCCTAGTTTATCGCCAGATTCTCAAGACCAGCTACAGGACGACGTCAAGGACGCAGAAATCGCTAACCTATCGGACAAAGAAGCGGGTAATAATGAAAACGATGACCAGAATCTCGGAGGGAAACGAAGAGGACCGCGTACCACCATTAAAGCAAAACAACTGGAGACATTGAAAGCGGCATTCGCGGCAACCCCCAAACCAACGAGACATATAAGGGAGCAACTGGCGCAGGAGACGGGACTCAACATGCGAGTTATTCAG GTATGGTTTCAGAACCGGCGGTCCAAAGAACGGCGCATGAAACAGCTGAGCGCGCTCGGCGCGAGGAGAC GCTTCTTTCGCAGTCCGAGAAGAATGCGAACACTGGTGGACAGACTCGAACCTGGAGAATTAATCCCAAATGGCCCGTTTTCATATTATGGAG ATTATCAGAGTGAGTACTACGGTCCAGGAGGGAATTATGACTACTTTCCCCAAGGCCCACCATCTTCACAGGCCCAAACTCCCGTAGACCTCCCCTTTGTCCCATCATCAGGACCCACTGGCACCCCACTAGGGGGCATGGAACATCCTATCCCTGGCCACCATCCATCTAGTGAAGTACAGCGCTTTTCAGATATCATGTCTCACCACCCAGGTGACTCGCCCAGTCCGGAGCCAGGGATACCAGGACCCATGCACAGTATGTCCTCAGATGTTTTTGGACCCAGTCCCTCCTTCACATCCCTCTCTCTCAACGGCAGTGGATACAGCAACCACCTCTCCCACCCTCCGTCAGAAATGAACGAGGGCACAGTCTGGTAG